Proteins encoded together in one Musa acuminata AAA Group cultivar baxijiao chromosome BXJ3-6, Cavendish_Baxijiao_AAA, whole genome shotgun sequence window:
- the LOC135641205 gene encoding leucine-rich repeat receptor-like serine/threonine/tyrosine-protein kinase SOBIR1: MFQSMASSLSLLLHLSFHLVISHRAAARFLMDRNITSHLEVAANNSAASSSDSDDKFRFQPLWVAVGFLMAAVPMLLCWLAIKLRRRIGMFEDQSSADGLTVFSPVITKAELLSLLEKLDDGCQIIGRGGCGVVYKAGLAAVDGRRVAAAIKKIIQPAVDAAQLCEGETKLLNYTIRQIRSEIQTVGRIRHPNLLPLLAHISRPSCHYLVYEFMRNGTLQDAIRGAATGRRKLEWPARYNIALGIAAGLEYLHVVHRPRVIHRDLKPANILLDDDLNARISDFGLAKVVPDTVSGPMRSGLKGTIGYIAPEYHQTLLFTDKCDVYSFGVILAVLVTGKFPTDGFYWTTEEMRMVDWVSNAMRSAEPEAAIDRTLVGNGFEEQMLLVLKIACFCTYDNPKARPNSREVRLMLAQIKH, encoded by the coding sequence ATGTTCCAGTCAATGGCCTCCTCTCTTTCCCTGCTTCTCCACCTTTCGTTCCACTTGGTCATCTCTCATCGTGCTGCTGCCAGATTCCTCATGGACAGAAACATCACCTCCCACCTTGAAGTGGCTGCGAACAATTCTGCTGCATCTTCATCGGATTCAGATGACAAGTTCCGTTTCCAGCCTCTCTGGGTTGCAGTTGGCTTCCTGATGGCTGCAGTTCCGATGCTTCTTTGCTGGTTAGCAATCAAATTACGTAGAAGGATCGGCATGTTCGAGGATCAAAGCAGCGCGGATGGGCTGACCGTCTTTAGCCCCGTGATCACGAAAGCCGAGCTTCTCTCCTTATTGGAGAAGCTCGACGATGGTTGCCAGATCATCGGCCGCGGGGGCTGCGGCGTCGTCTACAAGGCTGGATTGGCCGCCGTCGACGGCAGGAGGGTCGCCGCCGCCATCAAGAAGATCATCCAGCCGGCCGTCGACGCGGCGCAGCTCTGCGAGGGGGAAACGAAGCTCCTCAACTACACGATTCGCCAGATCAGGTCGGAGATCCAGACCGTCGGCCGCATCCGGCATCCGAACCTTCTCCCCCTCCTTGCTCACATTTCGCGGCCGAGTTGCCACTACCTCGTCTACGAGTTCATGAGGAACGGGACCTTGCAGGACGCGATCAGAGGCGCGGCCACGGGGAGGAGGAAGCTGGAGTGGCCGGCGCGGTACAACATAGCGCTCGGCATCGCCGCCGGCCTCGAGTACCTCCACGTGGTGCACCGCCCGCGGGTGATCCACAGAGACCTGAAGCCCGCGAACATCCTGCTCGACGACGACCTCAAcgcccggatctccgacttcggGCTCGCCAAGGTGGTACCGGACACGGTGAGCGGCCCCATGAGGTCGGGGTTGAAGGGAACCATCGGGTACATCGCGCCCGAGTACCATCAGACGCTGCTGTTCACCGACAAATGCGACGTCTACAGCTTCGGGGTCATCCTGGCGGTGCTCGTCACCGGCAAGTTCCCCACCGACGGGTTCTACTGGACGACGGAGGAGATGCGCATGGTGGATTGGGTGAGCAACGCGATGAGGTCGGCGGAGCCGGAGGCGGCGATCGATCGAACACTTGTGGGCAATGGGTTTGAGGAGCAGATGCTACTGGTGTTGAAGATTGCATGCTTCTGCACTTACGATAACCCCAAAGCGAGGCCTAATAGCAGGGAGGTCCGACTGATGCTCGCCCAGATTAAGCATTAG
- the LOC135641204 gene encoding leucine-rich repeat receptor-like serine/threonine/tyrosine-protein kinase SOBIR1, producing the protein MAATAFLPSLLLLLLLLPALISAIYPYDGSHALRRMTLRHPHRLPSRLASQPAHRSAHRRSPFPKRYVLAETKTTPALAPSNSSTNRSSSEHHHSRSHKQSARNWIVGFITGSLAGIVSGAVLSVLFRLVVNCIRGRYRNPGGPSIFSPKQIKRAEDLAFLEKDDGLAGLEVIGRGGCGEVYKAQLPPDPSKPDRPGMVVAIKKIMKRTPDSAEPTSDEESRLLDKWMRQIRSEIQTVGHIRHRNLLPLLAHVTRPDCHLLIYEFMKNGSLDSVLNSARDGERDLDWLARYRIALGIASGLEYLHIHHKPQIIHRDLKPANILLDDGMEARIADFGLAKEMPDAHTHITASKVAGTLGYISPEYGQTLRFTAKCDIYSFGVILAVLVVGKMPSDPFFHDTDEISLVRWLRKVMSSANPTAAIDPKLAGNEYEEQMLLVLRIAIFCTVDDPKERPSSKEVRSMLAQIKH; encoded by the coding sequence ATGGCTGCCACCGCGTTCCTCCCatcactcctcctcctcctcctcctcctcccagctCTCATCTCTGCCATCTATCCCTACGATGGCTCCCATGCCCTCCGCCGCATGACCCTTCGCCACCCTCACCGTCTCCCTTCTCGTCTCGCTTCTCAACCCGCCCACCGATCCGCCCACCGCCGGAGTCCTTTCCCGAAGCGATACGTATTGGCCGAGACCAAGACCACTCCAGCTCTCGCTCCGTCAAATTCCTCGACCAATAGATCGTCGTCTGAGCACCATCACAGCCGCAGCCACAAGCAGAGCGCGAGGAACTGGATCGTCGGTTTCATCACCGGCTCGCTCGCGGGGATCGTCTCCGGGGCCGTCCTCTCGGTGCTGTTCCGGCTGGTGGTGAACTGCATCCGCGGGCGGTACAGGAACCCCGGCGGCCCCTCCATCTTCAGCCCCAAGCAAATCAAGCGCGCCGAGGACCTCGCCTTCCTCGAGAAGGACGACGGGCTCGCGGGCCTGGAGGTCATCGGCCGGGGAGGGTGCGGCGAGGTGTACAAGGCCCAGCTGCCACCCGATCCCAGCAAGCCAGACCGCCCGGGCATGGTCGTCGCCATCAAGAAGATCATGAAGCGCACCCCGGACAGCGCTGAGCCGACTTCCGACGAGGAGAGCCGGCTGCTCGACAAGTGGATGCGGCAGATCCGGTCGGAGATCCAGACCGTCGGCCATATCCGCCACCGCAATCTGCTGCCGCTGTTGGCCCACGTAACGCGCCCGGACTGCCACCTCCTCATATACGAGTTCATGAAGAACGGCAGCCTGGATTCGGTGCTCAACAGCGCGCGCGACGGCGAGCGCGACCTCGACTGGCTCGCTCGCTACCGCATCGCGTTGGGCATCGCGTCCGGTCTCGAGTACCTCCACATCCACCACAAACCCCAGATCATCCACCGGGATCTCAAGCCGGCCAACATACTGCTGGACGACGGCATGGAGGCCAGGATCGCGGACTTCGGGCTGGCCAAGGAGATGCCGGACGCCCACACCCACATCACCGCCTCCAAGGTGGCCGGCACGCTGGGCTACATATCCCCGGAGTACGGGCAGACGCTGCGCTTCACGGCCAAGTGCGACATCTACAGCTTCGGGGTGATCCTGGCGGTGCTGGTGGTCGGCAAGATGCCGTCGGACCCCTTCTTCCACGACACCGACGAGATCAGCCTGGTGCGATGGCTACGCAAGGTGATGAGCTCCGCGAACCCGACGGCGGCCATCGATCCCAAGCTGGCGGGCAACGAGTACGAGGAGCAGATGCTGCTGGTGCTCAGGATCGCCATCTTCTGCACGGTGGATGATCCCAAGGAGCGGCCCAGCAGCAAGGAGGTCCGCTCGATGCTGGCGCAGATCAAACACTAG